The Phycisphaeraceae bacterium genome segment ATGACCAGGTGCGTGACAGCGCGGCGGAGGGCGTCGTGCTCGATGCGGCCAAGCATTTCGCCCGCGAAGGCGTAGACCAGCAGCGCGTTGGCGTCGACGCGGCTGACGCCCCGCGAAAGCAGGTAGAACAGGGCGTCCTCATCGAGCCGGCCGATGGTCGCGCCGTGCGTGCATTTCACGTCGTCGGCGTAGATCTCCAGTTGCGGGCGCGTCTGGGCCTGGGCGGCGTCGGAGAGCAGCAGGTTCTGGCTGCTCTGCACGGCGTCGGTCTTCTGCGCGCCGGGAGAGACGATGATCCGCCCGGTGAACACCCCGTGCGACTGGTCCGCCAGAATGCCGCGGTAGTACTGGCGGCTGTCGCAGTGCGGCTTGCGGTGCTCGACGCGCATGTGGTTGTCCAGGTGCTGCGCGCCGCGTCCGACGTACAGCCCATTGAGCAGGCCGTGGCCGTTCTCTCCATCGAGAATGGGGTTGACGTTGTTGCGCACGATCGCCCCGCCCAGAAGCATGGAGTGCGAGGCGAAGCGGCTGTTACGCCCCTGCACGGCGGTGAGCGTGGAGATGTCGAACGCCGCGCCGTTCTCCCGCGCCAGGTAGCAGTGCGAGATGTCAGCATCCGGGCCGACGTTGACCTCGGTGACGGCGTTGGTCAGGTGCGGTCCGTCGCCGAGCGAAACCTGATCCTCGATCACGAGTCCGCGACTGGACTCCTCGGCGACGATGAGCAGGCGCGGGTGTGTGACGAAGCCGGCTCCTTCCGCCACGGAGGAGACGTTGAGCAGCGTGATCGGCTCGCTGGCGATCACGTCGCGGGCG includes the following:
- the sufD gene encoding Fe-S cluster assembly protein SufD — its product is MPSMTTAATMNAPTRTSAVLDDAGLDASLLPAGPAMLTSIRRQAMEAFNRLGIPTTRDENWKYTSLKPLLKAGLSLRAPEAKSVTEQDIRRFALPDVCGVRLVFINGRLRRDLSTVERLEPGVSVMTLAEALQRAPELVTKHLARHNAFEQDAFSALNTALFDDATVIHFARDVIASEPITLLNVSSVAEGAGFVTHPRLLIVAEESSRGLVIEDQVSLGDGPHLTNAVTEVNVGPDADISHCYLARENGAAFDISTLTAVQGRNSRFASHSMLLGGAIVRNNVNPILDGENGHGLLNGLYVGRGAQHLDNHMRVEHRKPHCDSRQYYRGILADQSHGVFTGRIIVSPGAQKTDAVQSSQNLLLSDAAQAQTRPQLEIYADDVKCTHGATIGRLDEDALFYLLSRGVSRVDANALLVYAFAGEMLGRIEHDALRRAVTHLVIDRLPDSGNLHETVG